A genomic window from Streptococcus sanguinis includes:
- a CDS encoding helix-turn-helix transcriptional regulator — translation MAKNLRLKMARAEHDMTQGDLADAIGVTRQTIGLIEAGKYNPSLSLCLAICKCLNKTLDQLFWEE, via the coding sequence ATGGCAAAAAATCTTAGACTAAAAATGGCACGAGCTGAGCATGATATGACCCAAGGGGACTTGGCAGATGCTATCGGAGTGACCCGCCAGACCATTGGCTTGATTGAGGCAGGTAAGTACAATCCCAGCCTCAGCTTATGCTTAGCGATTTGCAAATGTCTCAATAAGACTCTGGATCAGTTGTTTTGGGAAGAATAG